CAACAAGCTGGACTACAACGCGCCGTACCCGGACCAGCCCTGGGCGCCCAAATCCTCCGGCGGTCCCTACGCCGATGACTACCTGCAGAATGTCGGCCCGTTCACGCTCAAGCCGGGCATGTTGCGGCTGGTCGGTGGCACGACCTGGCATTACGCCGGTGCGGCGTGGCGCTACATTCCCAACGATTTCAAGATCAGGACGCTGTACGGCGTCGGCCGCGATTGGCCGATCGACTACGACGATTTGGAGCCGTGGTACCAGCTGGCCGAGGAGGCGATGGGTGTCTCGGGCAGCGAAACCGACGACCAGAGCGGCCAGGGCGGCGCGCCTTTCCCGCCGCGCTCCAAGCCGTATCCGATGCCGATGCGGCCGTGGACTCATTACACCAAGCGCCTGTCGGAGACGTTCAGCGCTGCGGGCCATCACTTCATCGATGAGCCCAACTCCACCAATTCCCAGCCCTACGACGGTCGGCCGGCTTGCAGTGGCAACAACAACTGCATGCCGATCTGCCCGATCGGTGCGCTGTATTCGGGCGAGGTGCACGCCTACAAGGCCGAGCGCGCCGGCGCAAAACTGCTGGAGAACTCGGTCGCCTGGAAGCTGGAGAAGGGCGCCGGCGGCAAGATCGTGGCGGTGCACTACAAGTCGCCGGAGGGCAAGTCGACCCGCATCACGGCCAAGTACTTCATCGTCGCCGCCCACGGCGTCGAGACACCCAAGCTGCTGTTGATGTCCGAGGTCGCCAACTCCTCCGACCAGGTCGGACGCAACCTGATGGACCACACGGGCATCGCGTTGAACATGCTCACCAAGGAAGCGTTGTGGCCGGGCCAGGGCCCGGTGCAACAAGGCGGCATCTTCGATCGGCGCGATGGCGAACACCGCAGGCAATACGCCGCGATCAAGCACTCACCGCGCAACGGAATCGCCAACCAGCTGGTCACCGAACCGCTGCTGGAGGAGGGCTTGATGGGCAGCGAGCTGGACCGCCGCATCCGCCATGACGCCGCGCG
This genomic interval from Lysobacter ciconiae contains the following:
- a CDS encoding GMC family oxidoreductase — encoded protein: MSTTYDADVIVVGSGVLGSVAAHSLVTAGKSVIILEAGPRVPRWKIVENYRNRPNKLDYNAPYPDQPWAPKSSGGPYADDYLQNVGPFTLKPGMLRLVGGTTWHYAGAAWRYIPNDFKIRTLYGVGRDWPIDYDDLEPWYQLAEEAMGVSGSETDDQSGQGGAPFPPRSKPYPMPMRPWTHYTKRLSETFSAAGHHFIDEPNSTNSQPYDGRPACSGNNNCMPICPIGALYSGEVHAYKAERAGAKLLENSVAWKLEKGAGGKIVAVHYKSPEGKSTRITAKYFIVAAHGVETPKLLLMSEVANSSDQVGRNLMDHTGIALNMLTKEALWPGQGPVQQGGIFDRRDGEHRRQYAAIKHSPRNGIANQLVTEPLLEEGLMGSELDRRIRHDAARFVEISTTFEILPLPQNRITLSPKKDAIGLPKPQIYYDVDDYFRTAVDVAKQDYQRFVKLFEAKLLDDDSGPQNRDHIMGTVIMGSDPADSVVDGDCRTHDHPNLFLATTGVIPASGVINPTLTGAALALRAADVIRREI